One Novosphingobium sp. 9U genomic window, CTGCCATCGCCGGTGCCGCCTTCGTGCTCATGCCGCGCCAGATCTTCGGCTCGGTGTTCGCCGACATGCGGCTGGTGCCCTACGCGGCGATGATGGCGCTGCTGGCGATCCGTCCCGCACCACGGCTGCGTCATGCGGCGATGATTGCCGCCCTGAGCTTCCTTGCGCTGCGCCTCGCACTCACCGCGCACGTCTACCGCGAACGCGAGGCCATGGTCGAAGCACAGATGGAGGCGCTCTCGGTGATACCGGAGCATGCCCGCATCGCCATGCTCGTCAGTCTGCCCTGCCCGTCGCAATGGGCAGTTCCCTGGTACTCACACCTCGGCAGCCTGGCGCTCACCCGCAAGGAGGTCTTCGTCAACGACCAGTGGGCGAATTCGAGCATGAACCCGCTCACCGTGCACTTCCCGGCTGCGGGCGAGTTCGCGACCGACGACCGCCAGCTGTTCTACCCACGCCGCTGCAACAACCCCTCACGCAAGCTGAGCGACTCGCTGCGCGGCATGCCGCTGCAAGCCTTCACCCACGTGTGGATCGTGGGCGAGGAAGCCGGCGCGATACCCCCGCGCGCAGGTCTTTCGCAGGTGTGGAAGCGGGCAGACGCAGCCGTGTTCGCGGTCGATGCGCCCGTTCGTGCAGCATCGTCAGCGCATTAGTAAGTTATCAAAGCTTCAACCTTAATAGGGTCTTCAATCGAAACGCATCGCGCTCGACTACGCAGTCGGGCGTGCAAGGGGTTGGTGGATTCATGACGGCATTCGGGCGACGCAGCGGCATCGGCGGAATGAACGCGGGCGCTCGGCCTGCCTTCGGAGTGGCAAAGCCGCTCAAGGGCGCAGTGCCGGATCGCACGCAGCAGGTTCCGCTGCCCGGCGGCGAGCAGTTCCCCCCCGTACCGGGCGCCGACGCGTTCGCGCCGCCGGCAAACTTGCGCGACGATGCGATGAGCCGCCTCGCCGACCGCGCCAACGCCGTGCACACCGATGCCGAGCAGGACGGCTTTGAGGCCTCGATCCACAAGATCAAGGAGCAGGTGCTGCCGCGCCTGCTGGAGCGAGTCGATCCCGAGGCCGCAGCGACGCTCACCAAGGATGAGCTATCCGAAGAATTCCGGCCCATCATCATTGAGGTGCTCGCCGAGCTCAAGATCACCTTCAACCGCCGCGAACAGTTCGCGCTGGAGAAGGTGCTGATCGATGAACTGCTCGGCTTCGGCCCGCTCGAAGAGCTGCTGAACGACCCTGACATTTCGGACATCATGGTCAACGGTCCGCAGCAGACCTACATCGAAAAGAAAGGCCGGCTGCAGCTGGCCGGCATCCGCTTCCGCGACGAGCAGCATCTGTTCCAGATCGCACAGCGGATCGTCAACCAAGTCGGCCGCCGCGTAGACCAGACAACCCCTTTGGCCGACGCCCGCCTTAAGGACGGCAGCCGCGTCAACGTCATCGTGCCGCCGCTCAGCTTGCGCGGCACCGCGATCTCGATTCGTAAGTTCTCCGAAAAGCCGATCACCATCGACATGCTTAAGGACTTCGGTTCGATGAGCGACAAGATGGCGACCGTGCTCAAGATCGCGGGCGCCTGCCGCATGAACGTGGTCATCTCAGGCGGCACCGGCTCGGGCAAGACAACGATGCTCAATGCGTTGTCCAAGATGATCGACCCAGGCGAGCGCGTGCTGACGATCGAGGACGCGGCCGAACTCCGCCTGCAGCAGCCGCACTGGTTGCCGCTCGAAACGAGGCCGCCGAACCTGGAGGGTCAGGGTGCGATCACCATCGGCGACCTCGTGAAGAACGCCCTGCGTATGCGTCCAGACCGCATCATCCTGGGCGAAATCCGCGGCGCCGAGTGCTTCGACCTGCTCGCGGCGATGAACACCGGTCACGACGGCTCGATGTGTACGCTCCACGCCAACAGCCCGCGCGAGTGCCTGGGCCGTATGGAGAACATGATCCTGATGGGCGACATCAAGATCCCCAAGGAAGCCATCAGCCGCCAGATCGCGGAGTCGGTCGACCTCATCGTGCAGGTGAAGCGCCTACGCGACGGTTCGCGCCGCACCACCAACATTACCGAGGTGATCGGCATGGAAGGCGACGTCATCGTCACGCAGGAATTGTTCAAGTTCGAGTACCTGGACGAGACCGACGACGGCAAGATCATCGGCGAATTCCGCCCTTCGGGCCTGCGCCCCTATACGCTGGAAAAGGCGCGCCAGTTCGGCTTCGACCAGGCGTACCTGGAGGCCTGCCTCTAGTCCCCCCCGCCGGTCGCGCCTTAGATCCAGGCCTTCACGGCCGCGCCCAGCATCAGCAGCGCGAGCATCGTCGCCCAGAACGACACTGCCGTCCACGGAACGATACTCACCCTGTCGAGGTCGCTGCGGCGGGCGCGCGCATGGTCGCGCCACCAGGCGACGATGGCGACGATCGCAGCCAGCGTGCCGGCAGCGACCATCCACGGTGCGGAGTTGTCCATCAGCGCGCCCTTGCCCCGATCCGGGGCGCAATTAAAGCGTCTTCGGGTGACCGACCGTCCCGAGCGCCCCCTCTTTGGCCTTTTCCTTCGCACATGCGCGATGCTGCTGCTCTCGACGATGTTCATGCTCGTCAAGGTCGCCGGGGAGAGCGGCGTGGCCGCGCCCGAAGTCATGTTCTGGCGTCAGGCCGTGTCGATCCCGACGCTGCTTATCGGGCTTACCCTGACCGGCAAGATCGGCGTGCTGCGTACGCAGCGCATAGCGAGCCACGCGCGCCGTGCGGCCATCGGGACCTTTGGCCTCCTCTGCAACGTCTCCGCCGCCATGCTGCTGCCGCTAGCGGAGGCGACGACCCTGGGCTTCACGACGCCGCTGTTCGCCGTGCTCATCACTGCACTGGTGCTGCGCGAACACGTCGGACGCTGGCGCTGGACCGCGGTCGTACTCGGGTTTGCCGGCGTCGTAATCATCGCGCGGCCTGGTCATGTCCCCCTCTCCATGCTGGGTGTCGCAGCAGGACTCGGCGCCGGGCTCATCGTTGCGGCGGTCAGCTTTCAGATCCGCGACTTGTCCCGCACCGAAGCGCCGGTCACCTGCGTGTTCTGGTTCGCGTTCTACGGCACCAGTTTCGCGGGCGTGCTGATGCCCGTCTACGCGACGCGGCATGACGCGTGGCAGTGGTTGCTACTGGTACTTATCGGGCTCAGCGGCACCGGAGCGCAGCTCCTGATCACCCTGGCGCTACGCCACGCCGCGGTCGCCACTGTAATCGTGATGGACTACACCGCGCTGGTCTGGTCGACGCTCTACGGCTGGCTGATCTGGGATCGCCTGCCGCCGCGCGTGATCTGGTTCGGCGCCCCGCTGATCGTCGCGGCGGGTCTGATCATCACCTGGCGCGAGCATCACCTGTCCCGCGCGATCTCGCCCGCGACGGCGCTTGAGGAAGATTAATCCTCGTTCGCCGGCAGTCGCGGGAACACGGCGGAGCATCAAAGGTTGTGGCTGCGCAGGCGTCAAGCACGGCTCGTGCCGCCCATGTGAAAGGATCAGAAATGCTCAAGAAAGTCGTCTTTGCGCTCGTCGCTGGCAGCATCGCTCTGGGCGCAACCGCTTGCAACACCGTCAAGGGTGCCGGCAAGGACGTGGAATCGGTTGGGAACGCCGCCGACAAGGCGATGTAAGGGAGATATAGCATGATCAAGAAAGTCGTTTTCGCGCTCGTCGCCGGAAGCATCGCGCTGGGCGCGACCGCCTGCAACACCGTCAAGGGTGCCGGCAGGGACGTTCAATCGGCTGGCCAGGCCGGCGAGGACGTCATCAAGGGCAACTGAGCCGGACGGAAGCGGTCGCCTGAACGGAGCCAAGGCTCTCGTTAGGGCGACCGCAGACGATCCTCTATGTTGTCACATCCCCGCGGATGGTACGTCGGGATGCGCTCTAACCGCTGTAGTTAGCGTCCACCAATCTCGTTGGCCGAAGGCTGACCGGATGGCGCAGGCTCACCTTTCCAGACCAGCACCGGCTTGCGCGCAGCCAGAGTCTCGTCGAGCCGCCGCCGCGGTGCATAGTGCGGCGCCGAGTGCAGGCTCTCGTCGCCAGCCTTGGCTCGCTTGGCCAGGCTGCGAAGCGAGGCGATGAAGCGGTCGAGCCCCGCCTTGCTCTCGGTTTCGGTCGGCTCGACCAGCATGGCGCCGTGCACCACCAGCGGGAAGTAGACCGTCATCGGGTGGAATCCCTCGTCGATCAGCCCCTTGGCGACGTCCAGCGTTGAGAACCCTTCCGCGAAGCCATGATCGCTGAACAGCGCTTCGTGCATGCACGGGCCACTGTCGCCGTAGGGCGCGTGCAGCACGTCCTCCAGGCTGCGCAGGACGTAGTTGGCGTTCAGCACCGCATCCTCCGCCACCTGGCGCAGGCCATCGGCGCCATGGCTGAGGATGTAGGTCAGCGCGCGGGTGAACATGCCCATCTGGCCATGGAACGCCACCATGCGCCCGAAGCTATGGGGACGGTCCTCGCCCGCGGTTTCCTCCTCGACGAGGTGGATCTGCCCCTCTCCGTCACGCGTGACGAACGGCAGCGGCGCGTAAGGCGCCAGCGCTTCGGACAGCACCACCGGACCTGCGCCCGGCCCGCCACCACCGTGAGGGGTGGAAAACGTCTTGTGCAGGTTGATGTGCATGGCATCCACGCCCAGGTCGCCCGGGCGCACTTTGCCGACCACGGCGTTGAAGTTCGCGCCGTCGCAGTAGACGTAACCGCCGGCGGCGTGGACCGCATCGGCGATCGCCTTCATGTCCGGCTCGAACAGGCCGCAGGTGTTGGGGTTGGTGATCATCACCCCCGCGACGTTCGGCCCCAGCTTGGCTTTCAGCGCATCGAGGTCCACGCGGCCGGCCGCCGTCGCGGGGATGCTCTCGACCTTGAAGCCGGCGAACGCGGCCGTGGCAGGATTGGTACCGTGCGCGGATTCGGGCACCAGCACGACGTCCCGCGTTTCGCCGCGCGCATCGATGGCGGCGCGGATGCAGAGCAGACCGCAAAGCTCGCCATGCGCGCCCGCCTTGGGCGACATCGCGACGGCCGACATGCCGGTCAGTGTCACCAGCCAGTCTGCTAGCTGCGCGATCACCTCCAGCGCGCCGGGCACGCTCGCCTGCGGCTGGAGCGGATGCACGTCCGCAAAGCCTGGCAGCCGCGCGACCTTCTCGTTCAGGCGCGGGTTGTGCTTCATCGTGCACGACCCGAGCGGGAACGGCCCGAGGTCGATCGCATAATTCTGGCGCGACAGGCGCGTATAATGACGCACCGTTTCAGGCTCGGTCAGCCCGGGGAGATCGGGAGCCGCCTGGCGCAGCGGCAAACCCGCGAGCGGCTGGCGGTCAGGCTCGTCCATGTCGACGCCGCACTTGCCATGGCCGCCCAGTTCGAAGCTGAGACTTTCCTCTAGCAACAGCGCGTAATCGCCGCTGATCGTTGCAGGTTTATCGCTGGTGTCGGCTCCGCCCATGGTCGGGCGCCATCCGGCGGTGTTCGTCGCGGTCATGCCAGCACTCCTGCAAGCTCGGTGGCGAAGGTCTCGATATCCTCGTCGGTCACGGTCTCGGTCGCGGTGACGAGCAGGCCCTTCGCCAGCTCCGCCGCGCCAGGGTAGAGCCGGCCCAGC contains:
- a CDS encoding CpaF family protein encodes the protein MTAFGRRSGIGGMNAGARPAFGVAKPLKGAVPDRTQQVPLPGGEQFPPVPGADAFAPPANLRDDAMSRLADRANAVHTDAEQDGFEASIHKIKEQVLPRLLERVDPEAAATLTKDELSEEFRPIIIEVLAELKITFNRREQFALEKVLIDELLGFGPLEELLNDPDISDIMVNGPQQTYIEKKGRLQLAGIRFRDEQHLFQIAQRIVNQVGRRVDQTTPLADARLKDGSRVNVIVPPLSLRGTAISIRKFSEKPITIDMLKDFGSMSDKMATVLKIAGACRMNVVISGGTGSGKTTMLNALSKMIDPGERVLTIEDAAELRLQQPHWLPLETRPPNLEGQGAITIGDLVKNALRMRPDRIILGEIRGAECFDLLAAMNTGHDGSMCTLHANSPRECLGRMENMILMGDIKIPKEAISRQIAESVDLIVQVKRLRDGSRRTTNITEVIGMEGDVIVTQELFKFEYLDETDDGKIIGEFRPSGLRPYTLEKARQFGFDQAYLEACL
- a CDS encoding DMT family transporter; translation: MTDRPERPLFGLFLRTCAMLLLSTMFMLVKVAGESGVAAPEVMFWRQAVSIPTLLIGLTLTGKIGVLRTQRIASHARRAAIGTFGLLCNVSAAMLLPLAEATTLGFTTPLFAVLITALVLREHVGRWRWTAVVLGFAGVVIIARPGHVPLSMLGVAAGLGAGLIVAAVSFQIRDLSRTEAPVTCVFWFAFYGTSFAGVLMPVYATRHDAWQWLLLVLIGLSGTGAQLLITLALRHAAVATVIVMDYTALVWSTLYGWLIWDRLPPRVIWFGAPLIVAAGLIITWREHHLSRAISPATALEED
- a CDS encoding entericidin A/B family lipoprotein, yielding MLKKVVFALVAGSIALGATACNTVKGAGKDVESVGNAADKAM
- a CDS encoding entericidin A/B family lipoprotein, whose product is MIKKVVFALVAGSIALGATACNTVKGAGRDVQSAGQAGEDVIKGN
- the gcvPB gene encoding aminomethyl-transferring glycine dehydrogenase subunit GcvPB; translated protein: MTATNTAGWRPTMGGADTSDKPATISGDYALLLEESLSFELGGHGKCGVDMDEPDRQPLAGLPLRQAAPDLPGLTEPETVRHYTRLSRQNYAIDLGPFPLGSCTMKHNPRLNEKVARLPGFADVHPLQPQASVPGALEVIAQLADWLVTLTGMSAVAMSPKAGAHGELCGLLCIRAAIDARGETRDVVLVPESAHGTNPATAAFAGFKVESIPATAAGRVDLDALKAKLGPNVAGVMITNPNTCGLFEPDMKAIADAVHAAGGYVYCDGANFNAVVGKVRPGDLGVDAMHINLHKTFSTPHGGGGPGAGPVVLSEALAPYAPLPFVTRDGEGQIHLVEEETAGEDRPHSFGRMVAFHGQMGMFTRALTYILSHGADGLRQVAEDAVLNANYVLRSLEDVLHAPYGDSGPCMHEALFSDHGFAEGFSTLDVAKGLIDEGFHPMTVYFPLVVHGAMLVEPTETESKAGLDRFIASLRSLAKRAKAGDESLHSAPHYAPRRRLDETLAARKPVLVWKGEPAPSGQPSANEIGGR